From a region of the Acidimicrobiales bacterium genome:
- a CDS encoding MFS transporter — protein sequence MDQPHRGPGGVTVRDTEGLRPVGAGFSLFGAFWGSWAVAAADLERALGVSPGGFGLLLSLALAGAAVGNAAGGALTERWGTSRVLGGTLVVWAALVAAMAAAHQRLALGAALVGVVTAGGMVDVAMNVAATAALGATPGRLVRFHGRFNLGAAAGAGLTGALIGTHHGWRWSWAGVAVAAALLGLVCLRAALPAGEAGERSGVRAAVATLRRERLVLVAVAFAVGAMVEGGIELWGVLYMRTRLASGLLVGAGGAVAAYLLSASARLALGPRVGRHGPVRGVAAGAGAAAAGTALMAVAPVAWVAALGLIVAAGGVSMCWPLLLARASAGRPRPGLVVGAVSGVGYLGLVLGPTLVGAVAEGAGLRAGLGMLAGAAVFVAIVPVLVGPPGGGPVGPGPAGGPPSTSRRSQPRSEGRSAPVASTATGAVTTPRASWTRGGSR from the coding sequence GTGGATCAGCCACACCGAGGGCCGGGCGGCGTAACCGTCCGCGACACCGAGGGGCTGCGGCCGGTAGGGGCCGGCTTTTCCCTGTTCGGGGCCTTCTGGGGATCGTGGGCGGTGGCGGCCGCCGATCTCGAGCGGGCCCTCGGGGTCAGCCCCGGCGGGTTCGGGCTGCTCCTTTCGCTGGCCCTGGCCGGGGCGGCGGTGGGCAACGCCGCCGGCGGGGCCCTCACCGAGCGGTGGGGCACCTCCCGGGTCCTGGGCGGGACCCTCGTGGTGTGGGCGGCGCTGGTCGCTGCCATGGCGGCCGCCCACCAACGCCTGGCCCTCGGGGCCGCCCTGGTCGGGGTGGTGACCGCCGGGGGGATGGTCGATGTGGCCATGAACGTGGCCGCCACAGCCGCCCTGGGCGCCACCCCGGGGCGGCTGGTCCGGTTCCACGGCCGGTTCAACCTCGGGGCGGCCGCCGGGGCGGGGCTGACCGGGGCGCTGATCGGCACCCACCACGGGTGGCGCTGGTCGTGGGCCGGGGTGGCGGTGGCGGCGGCGCTGCTCGGCCTGGTCTGTCTGCGGGCCGCGCTGCCCGCAGGGGAGGCGGGGGAGCGCAGCGGCGTCCGGGCGGCGGTCGCGACCCTGCGGCGGGAGCGGCTGGTGCTGGTGGCGGTGGCCTTTGCCGTCGGCGCCATGGTGGAGGGCGGCATCGAGTTGTGGGGCGTCCTCTACATGCGGACCCGCCTGGCGTCCGGCCTGCTGGTGGGGGCCGGCGGGGCGGTGGCCGCCTACCTGCTGTCGGCCTCGGCCCGGCTGGCCCTGGGGCCCCGCGTCGGTAGGCACGGGCCGGTCCGGGGGGTGGCGGCTGGGGCGGGGGCCGCCGCGGCCGGGACCGCCCTGATGGCGGTGGCGCCCGTCGCCTGGGTGGCGGCTCTCGGGCTGATCGTGGCCGCCGGCGGCGTGTCGATGTGCTGGCCGCTGCTCCTGGCCCGGGCCAGCGCCGGCCGGCCCCGGCCCGGGCTGGTCGTGGGGGCGGTCTCGGGGGTGGGCTACCTCGGCCTGGTCCTCGGGCCGACGCTCGTGGGGGCGGTGGCCGAGGGGGCGGGGTTACGCGCCGGGCTCGGGATGCTGGCGGGGGCGGCGGTGTTCGTGGCCATCGTCCCGGTACTGGTGGGGCCCCCGGGCGGGGGCCCGGTGGGGCCGGGGCCGGCGGGTGGCCCCCCTTCCACCTCGCGCCGCAGCCAGCCCAGGTCCGAGGGGCGCAGCGCCCCGGTGGCCAGCACCGCCACCGGCGCCGTCACCACCCCGAGAGCCAGCTGGACCAGGGGCGGGAGCAGGTAG
- a CDS encoding TMEM165/GDT1 family protein — protein MASWAPVHPSAAAAVFGLVFLGELPDKTMFASLVLAARGRPGAVWAGAALAFLVHAVIAVSVGTALFHLLPRSVVDALVAALFLGGAVYAWRAREDPEEELAVAATISRGRTVATAAGVIFLAEWGDLTQVLTANLALRYHSPLSVGVGAVAGLWAVAGLAVWLGPRLLGVMSARTARTVAAVVLLVLTGVTAWQAAGAA, from the coding sequence GTGGCAAGCTGGGCCCCCGTGCACCCCTCGGCGGCGGCCGCCGTGTTCGGCCTGGTGTTCCTCGGGGAGCTCCCGGACAAGACGATGTTCGCCTCGCTGGTCCTGGCCGCCCGGGGCCGGCCCGGCGCGGTGTGGGCGGGGGCGGCCCTGGCCTTCCTGGTCCACGCCGTCATCGCCGTCTCGGTCGGGACCGCTCTGTTCCACCTGCTGCCCCGCAGCGTCGTCGACGCCCTGGTCGCGGCGCTGTTTCTGGGCGGGGCGGTCTACGCCTGGCGGGCCCGGGAGGATCCCGAGGAGGAGCTGGCGGTGGCGGCGACCATCTCCCGGGGCCGCACCGTCGCCACGGCTGCCGGGGTGATCTTCCTGGCGGAGTGGGGGGACCTCACCCAGGTGCTGACGGCCAACCTGGCCCTGCGCTACCACTCCCCGCTCAGCGTGGGAGTCGGCGCGGTGGCGGGGCTGTGGGCGGTGGCCGGGCTGGCGGTGTGGCTGGGGCCCCGCCTGCTGGGTGTGATGTCGGCGCGCACCGCCCGGACCGTGGCCGCCGTCGTCCTCCTGGTGCTCACGGGCGTCACCGCCTGGCAGGCGGCCGGGGCGGCCTAG
- a CDS encoding cytochrome c biogenesis protein CcdA, translating into MHSVGYLAAFGGGIVSFASPCTLPMVPAYLSVVTGLDLSALGDGQERRRNVARVSRDTALFIGGFTVVFVLLGLTASAVGRATVQDHVLLTRALGGVVIVMGLYLAGSLVLRLPALYGEARFQVAPSRLGPLAAPVAGAAFGFGWTPCIGPVLGSVLTVAASRDSVAQGASLLLAYALGLAVPFLATGLALGRLAGALGWVRRHFRALTLGSATLIVGFGVLLTVNRLSWVTIELEAAMRHVGLGRLVNLG; encoded by the coding sequence GTGCACAGCGTCGGCTACCTGGCGGCGTTCGGGGGCGGGATCGTCTCGTTCGCGTCGCCGTGCACGCTGCCGATGGTGCCGGCGTACCTGTCGGTCGTCACCGGGCTCGACCTGTCGGCCCTCGGAGACGGCCAGGAGCGGCGCCGCAACGTGGCCCGGGTGTCCCGGGACACGGCCCTGTTCATCGGGGGCTTCACCGTGGTGTTCGTCCTGCTCGGTCTCACCGCCTCGGCGGTCGGCCGGGCCACCGTCCAGGACCACGTCCTCCTGACCCGGGCCCTCGGCGGGGTGGTGATCGTGATGGGTCTGTACCTGGCCGGGAGCCTGGTCCTACGGCTCCCCGCCCTGTACGGGGAGGCCCGCTTCCAGGTGGCGCCCTCCCGGCTCGGCCCGCTGGCCGCCCCGGTGGCGGGGGCGGCGTTCGGCTTCGGCTGGACCCCCTGCATCGGGCCGGTCCTGGGATCGGTCCTCACGGTGGCGGCCAGCCGCGACAGCGTGGCCCAGGGCGCCTCCCTCCTCCTTGCCTACGCCCTCGGCCTGGCCGTGCCGTTCCTGGCCACGGGGCTGGCCCTGGGCCGGCTGGCCGGGGCGCTCGGATGGGTCCGGCGCCACTTCCGCGCCCTGACCCTGGGGTCGGCCACCCTGATCGTCGGCTTCGGGGTGCTGCTGACCGTCAACCGCCTCTCCTGGGTCACGATCGAGCTCGAGGCCGCCATGCGCCACGTGGGCCTGGGCCGGCTGGTCAACCTCGGTTAA